A stretch of DNA from Streptomyces sp. NBC_00271:
GTTGTCGTGTCCATTTCCTGAGGAATGTGTTTTCCGTGATCCCCAAGGGATCCGGGGAAATGGTCGCGGCGACCATCCGCACCATCTTCATCCAGCCCACCGCCGAAGCCGTCCATCACCAACTCGATGCGGTGGCCGACATGCTCGGGCAGCAGTTTCCCAAGGTCAGGAAGATGCTCCTGGACGCCAAGGAGGACCTGACCGCCTTCGCCGCCTTTCCCATCTCGCATTGGAAGAAGATCCAGTCCTCAAATCCCCTGGAACGGATCAACCGCGAGATCAAGCGCCGCACCGACGTCGTGCAGGTCTTCCAAACCCGGCCGCCCTCGAACGGCTGGTCACCGCCGTGCTCAGCGAGATGCTTCCCAATCTGGAAGTCAAGCGGCGTGAGTGACTGGTGGTGTCACGGTGTAGCACCGTCGGTCACGTATCAGGGCCCACAGGACGTTGACGCGACGACGGGCCAGGGCGAGGACGGCCTGGACGTGTCGTTTACCCTCGGCTCTCTTCCTGTCGTAGAAGCGGCGCGAGTTGGGGTCGCAGCGGATGCTGACCAAGGCGGAGGTGTAGAAGACGCGTTGCAGGCGTCGGTGGTATCGCTTGGGGCGGTGGAGGTTGCCGCTAACCTGCCCGGAGTCTCGTGGCGCGGGCGCCACGCCGGCGAAAGCGGCGAGCCGGTCCGGGGTGGGGAACGCGTCCATGCTGCCGCCAGTGGCGGCGAGGAGTTCGGCGCCCAGGGTGGTGCCGATGCCGGGCATGGAGGTGATCACATTGGCGAGTTCGTGTTCGCGAAACCGGCCCTCGATGAGCTTGTCCGTCTCGGTGATCTTCTCGTTGAGGGCCATCACCTCCCTCGCCAGGGTGTGCACCATCTTCGCGATGGCCCTCTCACCCGCAACGGCCGTGTGCTGGCGCTCCGCGGCCTCGACGGCCTTGGCTGCGAGGGCTTCAGCGCGGTAGACCTTGCGGTTGCGCAGCCAGGTCGTCAGGCGCCGTTTGCCCGTGCGGCGAATCGCTGCCGGGCTCTGGTATCCCGTCAGCAGGACCAAGGCGCCGACGGTTCCCATGTCTAGGGCCCGTTCCAGGGCCGGGAACATGCTGTTCAACAGGGACTTGAGTCGGTTGAGCGTGCGGGTTCGGTCCTCGACCAAGTCGGAGCGATGCTCGGTCAGAAGCCGCAGTTCGATGGCGGCCTCGTCACCGGGGCGGATCGGCAGCAGGTCCCGGCGCATCCGGGCCTGGTCGGCGATCACCTTCGCGTCCCGGGCGTCGGTCTTGCCCTCGCCGCGGTAGCTGTCGGTGGCCCGGTTCACTACGACACCAGGGATGTAGACGAGTTCCTGACCGTGGGCGATCAGCAGCTCGATCAACAGGGCGGGCTCACCACCCGTCATGTCCATCGCCCAGGTCACACGGCCACCGTCGGCGATGTCGAGAACGTCGCCGATCAGCTCCAGCAACTCGGGCTCGTCGTTGGCCACCCGGCGCGACAGCAACGTGTCACCCTCGGCATCCAGGACCAGGCAGTGGTGGTGGGTCTTGCCGCAGTCGGTCCCCGCCCATATCCGGCTCATTGCACTCCATCAGGTCGTTCTTGTCTTGCGTACCACGGACGACCTCGCCGGCATTGCTCTACACAGCGACACATTCGCACTTCCCAATCGGCGGCCGAGTCGTCGTGGGGAACCGGGCGGCCAAGCATCTCGAGCCACAACCGGCAGCACGACGACAGCCACACCCGGCTCCCCTGGGCGCCACAACCCTACGAATGGCTGGGGCTAACCCAGGAAGGAAGGTAGAGCACGACGAATGGATCGCCTTCCCCCGCCGCTACCTGTCCGAAGGCAGCATGACTGCCATCTACGCCGCCGAACACGCCGACCACACCACCCATGCACTCCCCAACACCCCGAACTGAAGTTCCCCCGAGATGCGGAGGAAGTTGACAGCTGGTCAGATGGGGCTCATGAGAGGACCTGTGACCATGGCTGCACCCCGGAAATACTCGCTCGAGTTGCGTGAGCGTGCGGTACGGATGTACCGCACCACCGAGCCGAAGCCCCAGATCAAGAAGCTGGCCGTCGACCTCGGCGTGCATCCCGAGGCCCTGCGCGGCTGGATCCGGCAGGCCGAGGCGGACGCCGGCGAACGCGACGACCGTCTCACCACTGATGAACGCGCCGAACTCGCGACCCTGCGCAAGGAGAACGCCCAGCTCAAGCGGGCCAATGACGTCTTGCGGACGGCCTCAGCTTTTTTCGCGGCACAACTCGACCCGACCCGGCCCAGGTGACGGCGCTCGTTGACGAGCATCCCCGTCTGGGAGTCGAGTACGTCCTGCGGGAACTGCACATCGCCTCCACCACCTACTATCGCTGGCGCCGTGCGGAGAAGGAGCCGTGCGAACGGCGGCGCCGCGACGTCGAGCTGACCGAGCGGATCAAGGAGATCCACGCGGATTCCGGCGGGAACTACGGCTCGCCGCGTGTGCACGCCGTCCTCAAACGCGAGGGCGTCCACGTGGGCCGCAAGCGGGTCGAGCGCCTGATGCGCGAGGCCGACATCGCGGGAATCAGCCCGCGGCGGAAGGGCTTCACGCGCCGCGACCCCAAGGCCACCCTCGCCCCGGACCTGGTCAACCGGGACTTCACCGCACCGGCACCGAACCGGTTGTGGGTCACCGACCTCACGATGATCTCCACCGGCGAGGGACCGTTGTGGCTCTCGGCGATCAGGGACGCCTTCTCCCGCCGGGTGGTCGCGTGGGAGACCTCCGCCCGCGCGGACGCCGACCTGGTCCTGACCACGCTGGAGTACGCGCTCGCGTCCCGCGAGGTCGAGCCCGGCAAGCTCATCCACCACGCCGACCACGGCTGTCAGTACACATCCATCAAGCTCACAACCCGGCTGTTGCGAGCTGGAGTTGAGGCGTCCATGGGCTCCGTCGGGGACTCGTACGACAACGCCCTCGCGGAGAACCTCTGGATGCTCATCAAAACCGAGGGCCTCCGTGGCCGCACCTTCACCACAAGGGCCGAGGCGAACCTCGCGCTCTTCGAGTACATCGACGGCTTCTATAACTCCCGCCGCATCCAGGAACGCCTCGGCTTCCTCAGCCCGATCGAGTTCGAGGAGAAGTACTACGCCGAGCAGGCGACGGCCGAACCAACGAATCTGAACACCCGTCACCCCCTGCCGACCAGCTGATCAGCGGCTCCCGCATGACGGGGGAACCTCAAACGCTACGCAAGATTGATCGCCTACACCAACACAGGGGACGTGACCACTGCCGGCGCTCACAGGCCGCGCTTTAGAGCTCGCCGCGCACCTCGCGCACCGCAGATCGAACCTGCTTCAGTCCGGGAGACGGCCTGCAAGCGTATGAGTCTGCAGTGCCGTGCCAGTTCCGGGCAGAAGTGCGTGCCCGGTCCAGGAGGCCGGTCGAACCCGCATCGTGACCGGCTCTGGGGCAGGGGCATTGCGTGATGAGGATTGGTCCGGGTTCGCCGGTCTCGCGGGTGACGTGCCGTCATGTCCGCTGTGTGGCAAGGAACCCCGCAGAGTAGAGCAGGCACGGTGCTGGTGATCATGTGGTTGTCGAGACCCATGAGAACCGAGCGAGACCGTGCCTGCCCGAACATCATCGCCCATCCCTTCCGCGCTGGAGCAACTGGGCTCCCTGACCGATCCGCTCACCTCAAGTGATGTCGTTGACCTGCGATGTTTCCTGATCCTGGTCGCTGATCCCCGCGATGCGCGAGGACTGCGCTATCCGGCCCTCGCGTTGCTGTGCGCAGCCGTCT
This window harbors:
- a CDS encoding IS3 family transposase, encoding MTALVDEHPRLGVEYVLRELHIASTTYYRWRRAEKEPCERRRRDVELTERIKEIHADSGGNYGSPRVHAVLKREGVHVGRKRVERLMREADIAGISPRRKGFTRRDPKATLAPDLVNRDFTAPAPNRLWVTDLTMISTGEGPLWLSAIRDAFSRRVVAWETSARADADLVLTTLEYALASREVEPGKLIHHADHGCQYTSIKLTTRLLRAGVEASMGSVGDSYDNALAENLWMLIKTEGLRGRTFTTRAEANLALFEYIDGFYNSRRIQERLGFLSPIEFEEKYYAEQATAEPTNLNTRHPLPTS
- a CDS encoding IS110 family transposase, with the protein product MSRIWAGTDCGKTHHHCLVLDAEGDTLLSRRVANDEPELLELIGDVLDIADGGRVTWAMDMTGGEPALLIELLIAHGQELVYIPGVVVNRATDSYRGEGKTDARDAKVIADQARMRRDLLPIRPGDEAAIELRLLTEHRSDLVEDRTRTLNRLKSLLNSMFPALERALDMGTVGALVLLTGYQSPAAIRRTGKRRLTTWLRNRKVYRAEALAAKAVEAAERQHTAVAGERAIAKMVHTLAREVMALNEKITETDKLIEGRFREHELANVITSMPGIGTTLGAELLAATGGSMDAFPTPDRLAAFAGVAPAPRDSGQVSGNLHRPKRYHRRLQRVFYTSALVSIRCDPNSRRFYDRKRAEGKRHVQAVLALARRRVNVLWALIRDRRCYTVTPPVTHAA
- a CDS encoding transposase → MAAPRKYSLELRERAVRMYRTTEPKPQIKKLAVDLGVHPEALRGWIRQAEADAGERDDRLTTDERAELATLRKENAQLKRANDVLRTASAFFAAQLDPTRPR